In Pedobacter sp. W3I1, one DNA window encodes the following:
- a CDS encoding type VI secretion system Vgr family protein: MEKKLISEINIENKAITHFASFSLQQQFNDHHYFELRFNHDQMGSPGMISLNDSRDFVGKTLTASFGYDSGSLQEFAGLVTKVELAQSHGYHGVLIVSGYSPTILIDRGPDLGSYLDKDLNTIVNLATSDVPSNDIKIVANAARKDPIDYLIQYRESDFDFLNRLSGEYHEWFYYDGKQLNFGKPDDQKEIALIYGRDVQNLQYAMEIAPIKNKRFAYNPKQDEMLHSESSGQSDGSPDLAHAIQVSNAMYSKTFNQPSLIRVDNSNDIKNHVQNEEKAHISNLLKVNASGDNAALGIGSIAEITMSVRKELSFSIESLGKFLITSINHEIDGTGKYYNTFEGVVATTERLLVKNYSKPSPDMQLADVIDNADPQGQGRIKVKFKWECKTNDVTEWLRVITPDAGSSDKVSKNRGFVFIPEIGDQVALTFEEGNIARPIVLGSVFHGKSGSGGSASNNSKSLTSKSGHTLTMDDGAGMIMRDKDSNFIELDGAGKAVFETKESILIKCGESSIFMDKTGKIIIKGKDILTLGENIGNSATTSIGIGVGPEDGTPTSGIGIESQTLDIGTKTLSMSGETEANLASKKINVGGESETNISSGKINLN; this comes from the coding sequence ATGGAAAAAAAGCTCATTAGCGAAATTAACATAGAAAATAAGGCAATTACCCATTTTGCCTCATTTAGCTTGCAACAACAGTTTAATGATCATCATTATTTCGAGTTGCGGTTTAACCACGATCAGATGGGTTCACCAGGGATGATCAGTTTAAATGACAGTCGCGATTTTGTAGGTAAAACTTTAACAGCATCTTTTGGCTATGATTCGGGTAGTTTACAAGAGTTTGCTGGTTTGGTAACTAAAGTAGAGCTGGCGCAAAGCCATGGCTACCACGGTGTGTTGATTGTGAGTGGTTACAGCCCAACCATTCTGATCGATCGCGGCCCCGATCTGGGTTCTTATCTCGATAAAGATTTAAATACGATTGTAAATCTTGCTACCTCGGATGTGCCTTCAAACGATATTAAAATTGTAGCCAATGCGGCCAGAAAAGATCCCATTGATTATTTGATTCAATATAGAGAAAGTGATTTTGATTTTCTGAACAGGCTTTCGGGCGAATACCATGAATGGTTTTATTATGATGGCAAACAACTGAATTTTGGTAAACCCGACGACCAGAAAGAAATTGCACTGATTTACGGACGCGATGTGCAAAACCTGCAGTACGCCATGGAAATTGCACCGATCAAAAATAAACGTTTTGCCTATAACCCGAAACAGGATGAGATGCTCCATAGTGAAAGTAGCGGACAGAGCGATGGATCACCTGATCTGGCACACGCCATACAAGTGTCTAACGCGATGTACAGCAAAACCTTTAATCAACCATCACTTATCCGCGTAGATAATAGCAACGACATTAAAAACCATGTGCAGAACGAAGAAAAGGCACACATCAGTAATTTATTGAAGGTAAATGCAAGTGGAGACAATGCTGCTTTGGGCATTGGCAGTATTGCCGAAATTACAATGAGTGTGAGAAAAGAACTATCCTTCTCTATAGAAAGCCTGGGTAAATTTCTGATTACCAGTATCAACCATGAAATTGATGGTACAGGTAAATATTATAACACTTTCGAAGGTGTGGTAGCTACAACAGAGCGCCTGTTGGTAAAAAACTATAGTAAGCCAAGCCCGGATATGCAACTGGCAGATGTAATAGACAATGCCGATCCGCAAGGGCAGGGCCGTATTAAGGTGAAATTTAAATGGGAGTGTAAAACAAATGATGTAACGGAGTGGCTGCGGGTAATTACACCAGATGCCGGAAGCAGTGATAAAGTAAGCAAAAATAGGGGTTTTGTATTTATCCCCGAAATTGGCGATCAGGTAGCTTTAACCTTCGAGGAAGGCAATATTGCCAGGCCAATTGTATTGGGTTCGGTATTTCATGGCAAAAGTGGTAGCGGTGGCAGTGCCAGCAATAACAGCAAAAGTTTGACTTCTAAAAGTGGTCATACTTTAACCATGGATGACGGTGCGGGTATGATTATGCGCGATAAGGATAGCAATTTTATCGAGCTCGATGGAGCTGGTAAAGCCGTTTTCGAAACCAAAGAATCGATTCTGATTAAATGCGGGGAGAGCAGCATTTTTATGGATAAAACTGGAAAGATCATCATTAAAGGAAAGGATATTTTAACACTTGGAGAAAACATCGGAAATTCTGCAACGACCAGTATCGGCATAGGTGTAGGGCCAGAAGATGGAACACCAACCTCTGGTATTGGGATAGAATCACAAACCTTAGATATTGGTACAAAAACGCTTTCAATGAGTGGCGAAACAGAGGCCAATCTGGCTTCAAAAAAGATTAATGTGGGTGGCGAAAGCGAGACAAATATTAGTAGTGGCAAGATTAATCTAAACTAA